Proteins from a genomic interval of Medicago truncatula cultivar Jemalong A17 chromosome 3, MtrunA17r5.0-ANR, whole genome shotgun sequence:
- the LOC25489274 gene encoding putative F-box/LRR-repeat protein 9, producing the protein MMASSSSPKKEVEGDSITVLNWLELPRDIIATNILQRLSITEIITSACLVCPLWWNICKDPLMWRIINLTILDTSSKDLKKIVDYALERSCGNLEEINIECLCSDGLLKYIANRASNLRRIRLKRPSLYKRFCEVVKKLSLLEEVDVSLSCISKDSLKSIGRGCPLLKLLKFKKKCCEDIKCDEDAFAIANTMPKLRLLMIFGNSLTNVGLLSILDACPLLEDLDLRECLNLDLSGRLGKRCQDQIIYLRLSNYDVDDTCYDHDNSCQQSQRKMYTHSDLTVWLSYAELPNTPTRYYDVDDNDNDNDYYCPSLCDSLEYDFDYLLELYENENLDGSSYDYA; encoded by the exons ATGATGGCATCGTCTTCAAGTCCAAAAAAGGAAGTGGAAGGGGATAGCATAACGGTGCTAAATTGGCTTGAACTTCCAAGAGACATCATCGCAACAAACATTCTCCAAAGGCTTTCTATCACTGAAATCATCACTAGTGCATGCCTAGTATGTCCTCTATGGTGGAACATATGCAAGGATCCTCTCATGTGGCGCATCATTAACTTAACCATACTTGATACTTCTTCCAAGGATTTAAAGAAGATTGTTGATTATGCCCTTGAACGAAGTTGCGGAAATCTGGAAGAGATTAATATTGAGTGTTTGTGCAGTGATGGTCTCTTAAAATACATAGCTAACCG TGCAAGTAACCTACGACGCATACGACTTAAAAGACCGAGTCTTTACAAAAGATTTTGTGAAGTTGTTAAGAAGCTTTCACTATTAGAGGAGGTTGACGTTTCACTTAGCTGCATATCTAAAGATTCTCTTAAAAGCATTGGTCGAGGTTGCCctcttttaaaattattgaaatttaaaaagaagTGTTGTGAAGATATCAAATGTGATGAAGATGCCTTTGCTATTGCAAACACCATGCCTAAGCTACGCCTTCTTATGATTTTTGGAAACTCACTCACTAATGTTGGGTTGCTTTCCATTCTTGATGCATGCCCTCTTCTTGAAGATCTTGATTTGCGAGAATGTCTTAATCTTGATTTGAGTGGAAGATTGGGTAAAAGGTGTCAAGATCAGATCATATACTTACGGCTTTCAAATTACGATGTAGATGACACTTGCTATGATCATGATAATTCTTGTCAACAAAGTCAAAGGAAGATGTATACTCATTCTGATCTTACGGTCTGGTTAAGTTATGCGGAGCTCCCTAATACTCCTACTAGATATTATGATgttgatgataatgataatgataatgattatTATTGTCCAAGTCTATGTGACAGTCTAGAgtatgattttgattatttactCGAactatatgaaaatgaaaatttggatgGTTCATCTTATGATTATGCTTGA